One genomic segment of Nitratidesulfovibrio sp. includes these proteins:
- a CDS encoding LysR family transcriptional regulator: MASSAPTAFGVTGLSPCFHNPAHRMELHLLRAFATVAESGTLTRAAAELHLSQSALSGQIRALEDALGVTLFRRRARGMDLTDAGADLLPLARKALDAATALRRKAERLRAQPTGRITLGLNTDPSFLRMVALHEALGAACPDVALEFTMTQTMTTPELLRESVIDAGYRYGQEFSPDIVEHPLRDVEIRIVIPASMVPALPAASPTAVSPGAAAAAPANAPRKGRARAQSHPPPERPEWSDAVRRHSAPQFGQYAQQFAEDAPRPADATAPHMPGQDVAPDGGSGTSAADAPAPGLLAALLTRHGGMPAPRPDYAPSDLPRLPVHDANAWHALSQLPWIWPTCDCPFHRTVAARMAPYGLRPRTAAVAIDEPIVKQLVATGKGVAVLRADETAQMVRDHGVYVWPEPLAVPLCIAHRTDRSDDPALRALVEAARAVWR, translated from the coding sequence ATGGCGTCTTCCGCCCCCACGGCTTTCGGCGTCACCGGCCTTTCCCCCTGCTTCCACAACCCCGCGCACCGTATGGAACTGCACCTGCTCCGCGCTTTCGCCACCGTGGCCGAATCCGGCACGCTCACCCGCGCCGCCGCAGAGCTGCACCTCAGCCAGTCGGCCCTCAGCGGGCAGATTCGCGCGCTGGAAGACGCCCTGGGCGTGACCCTGTTCCGCCGCCGCGCGCGCGGCATGGACCTGACCGACGCTGGCGCCGACCTGCTGCCCCTGGCACGCAAGGCGCTGGATGCCGCCACGGCCCTGCGCCGCAAGGCCGAACGGCTGCGCGCCCAGCCCACCGGGCGGATCACCCTTGGCCTGAACACCGACCCTTCGTTCCTGCGCATGGTGGCCCTGCACGAGGCGCTGGGCGCGGCCTGCCCCGACGTGGCGCTGGAATTCACCATGACCCAGACCATGACCACGCCGGAATTGCTGCGCGAATCGGTCATTGACGCAGGCTACCGCTACGGGCAGGAATTTTCGCCCGACATCGTGGAGCACCCCCTGCGCGATGTGGAAATACGCATCGTGATTCCCGCCAGCATGGTGCCCGCGCTGCCCGCCGCATCCCCCACCGCCGTCTCGCCGGGGGCCGCTGCCGCCGCGCCCGCCAACGCCCCCCGCAAGGGCCGTGCCCGCGCGCAATCGCATCCGCCGCCGGAACGCCCGGAATGGTCCGACGCCGTGCGCCGCCACAGCGCCCCGCAGTTCGGCCAATACGCGCAGCAGTTCGCTGAAGACGCGCCACGGCCCGCCGACGCCACGGCCCCGCACATGCCGGGACAGGACGTGGCACCGGATGGTGGCTCCGGCACCTCTGCCGCCGATGCCCCCGCCCCCGGGCTGCTGGCCGCCCTGCTGACCCGCCACGGCGGCATGCCCGCGCCCAGGCCGGACTATGCCCCTTCCGACCTGCCCCGCCTGCCCGTGCACGACGCCAACGCCTGGCATGCCCTATCGCAACTGCCGTGGATCTGGCCGACCTGCGACTGCCCCTTCCATCGCACCGTGGCCGCGCGCATGGCCCCCTACGGCCTGCGCCCGCGCACTGCGGCGGTTGCCATCGACGAACCCATCGTCAAGCAGCTGGTGGCCACCGGAAAGGGTGTGGCCGTGCTGCGCGCGGACGAAACCGCCCAGATGGTGCGCGACCACGGGGTATACGTGTGGCCCGAACCGCTGGCGGTGCCGCTGTGCATCGCCCACCGCACCGACCGCAGCGACGACCCGGCCCTGCGCGCCCTGGTGGAGGCCGCCCGCGCCGTGTGGCGATAG
- a CDS encoding APC family permease codes for MRSAQLGPWLLAGLIVGPVLGSGIIILPPVVLGVAGPWALPAWLVMIAVGVVFGLVFGELSVLFPGDGGVSVAVGHAFGPEGRRLASLYLVVAVLFGPVAVLLTGVRYLPLGGMPPVGVAYGLLLVCAGLMLRQVASLGRVALVLSSVSAGLLFAGGVATLGDAAGTLWKGTGGGMVGGMAAFALPAPDWSMLGHALLLLFWIVVGWEVVGNYSAEVRNPRRTIRKAVIRALAAVTAVDVAVAGGMQWLAVRNAAPALGSAPGVIGAPGAVDAAGGFTVPQDGVAALLTPLFGAWGGPVLGALALALCATTYLMFVGGVARLAASLAADGILPRVVGLRAATGAPAGGIGMLCGAHMVVLAAVGRDVIDVTGLVALADGFLLANALCGVLTAVRLLRGPLRWGAAGLALVLGAVLAHAAWWVLGVVAGLAVWMYRARVPRIGGCLRALCTVRGLRCVCEWLLPDPRRTPLHDARSVERSLK; via the coding sequence ATGCGCAGCGCGCAACTTGGACCGTGGCTTCTGGCGGGGCTCATCGTGGGGCCGGTATTGGGTTCGGGCATCATCATCCTGCCGCCCGTGGTGCTGGGCGTGGCCGGGCCGTGGGCGCTGCCCGCGTGGCTGGTCATGATTGCAGTCGGGGTGGTGTTCGGGTTGGTGTTCGGAGAGCTTTCCGTGCTGTTCCCCGGCGATGGGGGTGTTTCCGTGGCGGTGGGGCACGCTTTTGGCCCCGAGGGGCGGCGGTTGGCCTCGCTGTATCTGGTGGTGGCGGTGCTGTTCGGCCCCGTGGCCGTGCTGCTGACGGGGGTGCGTTACCTGCCGCTGGGCGGGATGCCGCCGGTGGGCGTGGCCTACGGCCTGCTGCTGGTGTGCGCCGGGCTGATGCTGCGGCAGGTGGCCTCGCTGGGGCGGGTGGCCCTGGTGCTGTCGTCGGTATCGGCAGGGCTGCTGTTTGCCGGGGGCGTGGCCACGCTGGGCGATGCGGCGGGTACGCTGTGGAAGGGTACGGGGGGGGGAATGGTGGGCGGAATGGCTGCCTTCGCCCTGCCCGCGCCGGACTGGTCCATGCTGGGGCACGCGCTGTTGCTGCTGTTCTGGATCGTGGTGGGCTGGGAAGTGGTGGGCAACTACAGCGCGGAGGTGCGCAACCCGCGCCGCACCATCCGCAAGGCGGTCATCCGCGCGCTGGCCGCCGTCACGGCGGTGGATGTGGCCGTGGCCGGGGGCATGCAGTGGCTGGCGGTGCGCAACGCGGCACCGGCCCTGGGGAGCGCGCCGGGTGTGATCGGCGCGCCGGGTGCGGTAGACGCCGCTGGCGGCTTCACCGTGCCGCAGGACGGGGTGGCCGCGCTGCTGACGCCGCTGTTCGGCGCGTGGGGCGGCCCGGTACTGGGGGCGCTTGCGCTGGCCCTGTGCGCCACCACCTACCTGATGTTCGTGGGCGGGGTGGCGCGTCTGGCCGCATCGCTGGCGGCGGACGGCATCCTGCCCCGCGTGGTGGGGCTGCGGGCCGCTACCGGCGCGCCCGCCGGGGGCATCGGGATGCTGTGCGGCGCGCACATGGTGGTGCTGGCCGCCGTGGGCCGGGATGTCATCGACGTGACCGGGCTGGTGGCGCTGGCCGACGGCTTTCTGCTGGCCAACGCCCTGTGCGGCGTGCTGACCGCCGTACGTCTGCTGCGCGGCCCGCTGCGCTGGGGGGCCGCAGGGCTGGCGCTGGTGCTGGGCGCGGTGCTGGCCCATGCCGCGTGGTGGGTGCTGGGCGTGGTGGCGGGGCTGGCCGTGTGGATGTACCGCGCCCGCGTCCCGCGCATCGGGGGGTGCCTGCGCGCGCTGTGCACGGTGCGGGGGCTGCGCTGCGTGTGCGAATGGCTGCTGCCCGACCCGCGCCGCACGCCGCTGCATGACGCCCGTTCGGTGGAGCGCTCGCTGAAGTAG
- the cydB gene encoding cytochrome d ubiquinol oxidase subunit II: MLETIWFVLWGLLWAVYFVLDGFDFGMGTLLPFAARNETERRTIYNAAGPFWDGNEVWLITAGGVTFAAFPKAYAVMFSALYAPLLILLFALIFRAVSFEFRNKIDNPRWRKVWDVFQFLGNFVPALLFGVAFANLFMGIPIDGNGVYHGNLLKLLNPYGLLGGVFFVLMFALHGALWMGIKSTGELHDRAVALARGIWPLLLCAALAFLAATAVYTNLYVNYMKLPPLLVFPILAVASLLTTRFFIASNSVGMAWVCNAVFIVCVTFFGVFGMYPALLPSSMDPAFSVTIANGASSPLTLKIMLTVVVIFVPIVLAYQAWVYSVFTHKITDEDLEDEHAY, encoded by the coding sequence ATGTTGGAGACAATCTGGTTCGTCCTGTGGGGCCTGTTGTGGGCCGTATACTTCGTCCTTGACGGTTTCGACTTCGGCATGGGCACCCTGCTGCCCTTCGCCGCACGCAACGAGACCGAACGCCGTACCATCTATAACGCTGCGGGGCCGTTCTGGGACGGCAACGAGGTGTGGCTGATCACCGCCGGTGGCGTCACCTTCGCCGCGTTTCCCAAGGCCTACGCGGTGATGTTCAGCGCGCTGTACGCGCCGCTGCTCATCCTGCTTTTCGCGCTGATCTTCCGCGCGGTGTCCTTCGAGTTCCGCAACAAGATCGACAACCCCCGCTGGCGCAAGGTGTGGGACGTGTTCCAGTTTCTGGGCAACTTCGTGCCCGCGCTGCTGTTCGGCGTGGCCTTCGCCAACCTGTTCATGGGCATCCCCATCGACGGCAACGGCGTGTACCACGGCAACCTGCTGAAGCTGCTGAACCCGTATGGCCTGCTGGGCGGCGTGTTCTTCGTGCTGATGTTCGCCCTGCACGGCGCGCTGTGGATGGGCATCAAGTCCACCGGCGAGCTGCACGACCGGGCCGTGGCCCTGGCGCGCGGCATCTGGCCGCTGCTGCTGTGCGCCGCGCTGGCCTTTCTGGCGGCCACCGCCGTGTACACCAACCTGTACGTCAACTACATGAAGCTGCCGCCGCTGCTGGTGTTCCCCATTCTGGCCGTGGCCTCGCTGCTGACCACCCGGTTCTTCATCGCCTCCAACTCGGTGGGCATGGCCTGGGTGTGCAACGCGGTGTTCATCGTGTGCGTGACCTTCTTCGGGGTGTTCGGCATGTACCCGGCGCTCTTGCCGTCGAGCATGGACCCGGCCTTCAGCGTCACCATCGCCAACGGCGCGTCCAGCCCGCTGACGCTCAAGATCATGCTCACCGTGGTAGTGATCTTCGTGCCCATCGTGCTGGCGTACCAGGCGTGGGTGTACTCCGTGTTCACCCACAAGATCACCGACGAGGATCTGGAAGACGAGCACGCCTACTAA
- a CDS encoding cytochrome ubiquinol oxidase subunit I produces the protein MDVVMLSRLQFAVAVFFHFIFVPLTLGLSVLIAVMQTLHYRTGNETYKRMAKFWGKLFLINFTLGVVTGITLEFQFGTNWSRYSEYVGDIFGSLLAIEATLAFFLESTFLAVWVFGWERVSKKMHLFAIWAVAFASNLSGLWIILANGWMQNPVGYVIRNNRAELDNFFTVLSNPYAWGQFFHNMFASWMLAGFFVLGISAWHLLRRNEEDFFNRSFRLAAGFTLVLALLVAVQGHNHGNTVAELQPAKLAAMESHWETQKSAPMYLLAVPNESAEGNSIQAFGIPGVLSLLAFNDPSAEVKGLKDFPKEDRPPVLLTFLNFRLMVGLGTLFPLLAGAAFLFRNRLQDKQWLLKALPWAIPLPYVAIMAGWAVAEIGRQPWIVYGMMRTTDAVSPVPASSVAVSLLAFGAVYTLLGVLDIYLLRKYARKGPAA, from the coding sequence ATGGATGTCGTCATGCTGTCACGGCTGCAGTTCGCGGTGGCCGTTTTCTTCCATTTCATTTTCGTGCCGCTGACACTGGGCCTTTCGGTGCTCATCGCGGTCATGCAGACCCTCCACTACCGCACCGGAAACGAAACCTACAAACGCATGGCCAAGTTCTGGGGCAAGTTGTTCCTGATCAACTTCACCCTTGGCGTTGTCACCGGCATCACCCTGGAATTCCAGTTCGGCACCAACTGGTCCCGCTACTCGGAATACGTGGGTGACATCTTCGGTTCGCTGCTGGCCATAGAAGCCACCCTGGCCTTCTTCCTGGAATCCACCTTCCTGGCCGTGTGGGTGTTCGGGTGGGAGCGCGTGTCCAAAAAGATGCACCTGTTCGCCATCTGGGCCGTGGCGTTTGCCTCCAACCTGTCCGGCCTGTGGATCATCCTGGCCAACGGCTGGATGCAGAACCCCGTGGGCTACGTGATCCGCAACAACCGTGCGGAACTGGACAACTTCTTCACCGTGCTCAGCAACCCCTACGCATGGGGCCAGTTCTTCCACAACATGTTCGCCTCGTGGATGCTGGCGGGCTTCTTCGTGCTGGGCATCTCTGCCTGGCACCTCTTGCGCCGCAACGAAGAGGATTTCTTCAATCGCTCGTTCAGGCTGGCCGCCGGGTTCACCCTGGTGCTGGCCCTTCTGGTGGCGGTGCAGGGGCACAACCACGGCAACACCGTGGCCGAGCTGCAACCCGCCAAGCTGGCGGCCATGGAATCGCACTGGGAAACCCAGAAGTCCGCGCCCATGTACCTGCTGGCCGTGCCCAATGAAAGCGCGGAGGGCAATTCCATCCAGGCCTTCGGCATTCCCGGCGTGCTCAGCCTGCTGGCCTTCAACGATCCCTCGGCCGAAGTGAAGGGCCTGAAGGACTTCCCCAAGGAAGACCGCCCGCCCGTGCTGCTGACCTTCCTGAACTTCCGCCTGATGGTGGGCCTTGGCACGCTGTTCCCGCTGCTGGCGGGTGCCGCCTTCCTGTTCCGCAACCGCCTGCAGGACAAGCAGTGGCTGCTGAAGGCGCTGCCCTGGGCCATCCCGCTGCCCTACGTGGCCATCATGGCCGGGTGGGCCGTGGCCGAAATAGGCCGCCAGCCGTGGATCGTGTACGGCATGATGCGCACCACCGACGCGGTATCGCCGGTGCCCGCCTCGTCCGTTGCCGTATCGCTGCTGGCGTTCGGGGCGGTATACACCCTGCTCGGCGTGCTCGACATCTACCTGCTTCGCAAGTACGCGCGCAAAGGCCCCGCTGCCTAG
- the modA gene encoding molybdate ABC transporter substrate-binding protein has translation MISGFRPLRTGRRVLAALIPTALVCAALVCAPLAAQAGEITVSAAASLTNAFTDIKGMFEKATPGSKVQTNFAASGPLLKQMQEGAPVDIFASADQATMDKAVESKLIDVATRIDFVSNSLVLIVPADSKLAIAGVDDLKKANVTRIAVGNPDSVPVGRYTKAALTAAGSWDAISGKAVLAESVRQALDYVARGEAEAGFVYMTDAKIAGDKVKVVATVKGHAPITYPIAVLSGSKDKATAAAFIKYVTGPEGMAVLDKYGFGKP, from the coding sequence ATGATTTCCGGTTTCCGTCCGCTTCGCACCGGCCGCCGCGTTCTTGCCGCACTGATCCCCACCGCACTGGTCTGCGCCGCACTGGTCTGCGCCCCCCTCGCCGCCCAGGCGGGCGAGATCACCGTGTCCGCCGCCGCCAGCCTGACCAACGCCTTCACCGACATCAAGGGCATGTTCGAAAAGGCCACCCCCGGCAGCAAGGTGCAGACCAACTTCGCCGCGTCCGGCCCGCTGCTGAAGCAGATGCAGGAAGGGGCGCCGGTGGACATCTTTGCCTCCGCCGACCAGGCCACCATGGACAAGGCCGTGGAAAGCAAGCTCATCGACGTGGCCACCCGCATCGACTTCGTGTCCAACAGCCTGGTGCTCATCGTGCCCGCCGATTCCAAGTTGGCCATCGCGGGCGTGGACGACCTGAAGAAGGCCAATGTCACCCGCATCGCCGTGGGCAACCCCGATTCCGTGCCCGTGGGCCGCTACACCAAGGCCGCGCTGACCGCCGCCGGTTCGTGGGACGCCATCTCCGGCAAGGCCGTGCTGGCCGAAAGCGTGCGCCAGGCCCTGGACTACGTGGCGCGCGGCGAGGCCGAAGCGGGCTTCGTGTACATGACCGACGCCAAGATCGCGGGCGACAAGGTGAAGGTGGTGGCCACCGTCAAGGGCCACGCCCCCATCACCTACCCCATTGCCGTCCTGTCCGGCTCCAAGGACAAGGCCACCGCCGCCGCGTTCATCAAGTACGTCACCGGCCCCGAAGGCATGGCCGTGCTGGACAAGTACGGCTTCGGCAAGCCGTAG
- the tsaA gene encoding tRNA (N6-threonylcarbamoyladenosine(37)-N6)-methyltransferase TrmO: protein MPFASSLPAVLVPVLSLLLLALAALAVLLAFEGGRSPRGNAHDGELGLATGRGAAMRLRLRELCGGPLALMLAGLGVPLLWPEPEAGVALLATATALHLLHGPVAAHAAPRPPETRADTRADTRADDPADDPHAQHISYAPVAHMRTPFTNVRGMPIQPVGAQGVAGSIDVLPEFADGLADIEGFSHLLVIYHLHECKGFTLLVKPFLDNDEHGVFATRSPRRPNPIGISVLRLTGITGNRLHVENVDMLDGTPVLDIKPYVPTFDVWDADRTGWFATVADNAVQCRADDRFVPADTTQPQTGGAS from the coding sequence ATGCCCTTCGCGTCCTCCCTGCCCGCCGTGCTTGTTCCCGTGCTGTCCTTGCTGTTGCTTGCGCTGGCCGCTCTGGCCGTGCTGCTGGCCTTCGAGGGGGGCCGCTCGCCGCGCGGCAACGCCCATGACGGCGAACTGGGGTTGGCAACGGGACGCGGCGCTGCCATGCGCCTGCGCCTGCGCGAACTGTGCGGCGGTCCGCTGGCCCTGATGCTGGCCGGGCTGGGCGTGCCCCTGCTGTGGCCGGAACCGGAGGCCGGGGTGGCCCTGCTGGCCACGGCGACGGCGCTGCACCTGCTGCACGGCCCGGTGGCCGCCCACGCCGCGCCCCGTCCCCCAGAAACTCGGGCAGACACTCGGGCAGACACTCGGGCAGACGATCCCGCAGACGATCCGCACGCCCAACACATTTCCTACGCGCCTGTGGCCCACATGCGCACCCCGTTCACCAACGTGCGCGGCATGCCCATCCAGCCCGTGGGCGCCCAGGGCGTGGCGGGCAGCATCGACGTGCTGCCCGAATTCGCCGACGGCCTCGCCGACATCGAAGGCTTTTCGCACCTTCTGGTCATTTACCACCTGCACGAATGCAAGGGCTTCACCCTTCTCGTGAAGCCCTTCCTGGACAACGACGAGCACGGCGTGTTCGCCACCCGCTCGCCCCGCAGGCCCAACCCCATCGGCATTTCCGTCCTGCGGCTTACCGGCATCACCGGTAACCGGCTGCACGTGGAAAACGTGGACATGCTGGATGGCACCCCGGTGCTGGACATCAAGCCGTACGTCCCCACCTTTGACGTATGGGATGCCGACAGGACGGGCTGGTTCGCCACCGTGGCGGACAATGCCGTGCAGTGCAGGGCCGACGACCGTTTCGTCCCCGCAGACACCACTCAACCTCAGACAGGAGGCGCCTCATGA
- a CDS encoding TOBE domain-containing protein encodes MHAPLAGIVGALDETQLELMRACIERELEARLNGGVSGTLAESGVSGASGVSGMSGASGMSGAGCVGADPLGAATLHSIVTALSGVSGMSGPTACPHGAARNGDDGAHPRPAPQGGKDVPCPAQSFEVPEGVKHLTSEQLDELTVTFLAWFGAATTPVQRRSRGRLWVAFLMMRHGALRLGEVLALDDAADLDPVRQQVIVRGHGGREIQLPGPVMREVQRVLDDPMMFGLRGRVFRMDQGYVRRKFYERAAECSIPKEYLNPRVIRHSRAVELLRGGVPLKIVQGILGHQSMNQTANYLRFSDDDVRRIVHHYLNKETRMKTSARNAFTGRVTSVVKDGLLVEVELTTNSGLKVVSVITEESAQNLGVSTGKVMTATVKAPWVILAREENRLKTSARNRYAGKVARVNLSEIAAEVVVDLPEGTTVCALLTVESVKALDLAPGIDILVMFKAFSVILNVE; translated from the coding sequence ATGCATGCTCCTTTGGCCGGTATCGTCGGCGCACTGGACGAGACACAACTGGAACTGATGCGGGCCTGCATCGAACGGGAACTGGAGGCGCGGCTTAACGGCGGCGTATCCGGCACACTCGCGGAATCCGGCGTATCTGGTGCGTCAGGCGTATCAGGCATGTCAGGCGCATCAGGCATGTCAGGCGCAGGCTGCGTGGGCGCGGACCCCCTGGGCGCGGCAACGCTGCACTCCATCGTCACCGCGTTGTCCGGCGTATCGGGCATGAGCGGCCCCACCGCCTGCCCGCACGGTGCCGCCCGGAACGGTGACGACGGCGCCCATCCCCGACCCGCACCGCAGGGGGGCAAGGATGTTCCCTGCCCTGCCCAGAGCTTCGAGGTGCCGGAAGGGGTCAAGCACCTTACGTCCGAACAGCTCGACGAGCTGACGGTAACCTTCCTTGCCTGGTTCGGCGCGGCCACCACGCCGGTGCAGCGCCGTTCGCGCGGGCGTCTGTGGGTGGCCTTTCTGATGATGCGCCACGGCGCGCTGCGGCTTGGCGAGGTGCTGGCCCTGGATGATGCCGCCGACCTTGACCCGGTGCGGCAGCAGGTTATCGTGCGCGGGCATGGCGGGCGCGAAATCCAGTTGCCCGGCCCGGTCATGCGCGAGGTGCAGCGGGTGCTGGACGACCCCATGATGTTCGGGCTGCGCGGGCGGGTATTCCGCATGGATCAGGGCTACGTGCGCCGCAAGTTCTACGAGCGTGCGGCGGAATGCTCCATTCCCAAGGAATACCTGAACCCGCGTGTCATCCGGCATTCGCGGGCAGTGGAGCTTTTGCGCGGCGGCGTGCCGCTGAAGATCGTGCAGGGCATCCTGGGCCACCAGAGCATGAACCAGACGGCCAACTACCTGCGTTTTTCGGACGATGACGTACGGCGCATCGTGCATCATTACCTGAACAAGGAGACCCGGATGAAGACCAGCGCACGCAACGCGTTCACCGGCAGGGTCACGTCCGTCGTCAAGGACGGGCTGCTGGTGGAGGTGGAACTGACCACCAACAGCGGGCTGAAGGTGGTTTCGGTTATTACCGAGGAAAGCGCCCAGAACCTTGGGGTGAGCACCGGCAAGGTGATGACCGCCACGGTGAAGGCGCCGTGGGTGATCCTGGCCCGTGAGGAAAACCGCCTGAAGACCAGCGCCCGCAACCGCTACGCGGGCAAGGTGGCGCGGGTGAACCTTTCCGAGATAGCCGCCGAGGTGGTGGTGGACCTGCCGGAAGGCACCACCGTGTGCGCCCTGCTGACCGTGGAAAGCGTGAAGGCGCTGGACCTTGCGCCGGGCATCGACATTCTGGTGATGTTCAAGGCGTTCTCGGTGATCCTGAACGTGGAATAG
- a CDS encoding ATP-binding cassette domain-containing protein yields the protein MIDVSITHRLPPARGAGGKGFKIDVSFATEDRTLVLFGHSGSGKTLTLQAIAGLMHPREGRIVINGTTLLDTATGIDIPARDRGIGYVFQDYALFPHLSVRKNVEFGLGAGHRASVAGNGNASMADGAGGKRRVDELLELFEIDHVAHNLPGNISGGQRQRTALARALATNPRALLLDEPFSALDPLLRVRMRKEFSRLFAHFDIPAIIITHDPDDVDAFADTLVLYEDGRIRHRLNFRELRAEGKPALGLLMALMG from the coding sequence ATGATAGACGTTTCCATCACCCACCGCCTGCCCCCGGCCCGTGGCGCGGGCGGCAAGGGCTTCAAGATCGACGTTTCCTTCGCCACGGAGGACCGCACCCTGGTGCTGTTCGGCCATTCCGGCTCGGGCAAGACCCTGACCCTGCAAGCCATTGCCGGACTGATGCACCCGCGCGAGGGGCGCATCGTCATCAACGGCACCACCCTGCTGGACACGGCGACGGGCATCGACATTCCCGCGCGCGACCGGGGCATCGGCTACGTGTTCCAAGACTACGCCCTGTTCCCGCACCTGTCGGTACGCAAGAACGTGGAGTTCGGCCTGGGCGCCGGGCACCGTGCCAGCGTTGCCGGGAATGGAAACGCCTCCATGGCCGACGGCGCAGGCGGCAAACGGCGCGTGGACGAACTGCTGGAACTGTTCGAGATAGACCACGTGGCCCACAACCTGCCGGGAAACATTTCCGGCGGGCAGCGCCAGCGCACCGCGCTGGCCCGCGCCCTGGCCACCAACCCGCGCGCGCTCTTGCTGGACGAACCGTTCTCTGCCCTGGACCCGCTGCTGCGGGTGCGCATGCGCAAGGAATTCAGCAGGCTGTTCGCCCACTTCGACATACCGGCCATCATCATCACCCACGACCCGGACGATGTGGACGCCTTTGCCGACACCCTGGTGCTGTACGAGGACGGCCGCATTCGCCACCGCCTGAACTTCCGCGAACTGCGGGCGGAGGGGAAGCCTGCGTTGGGGTTGCTCATGGCCCTGATGGGGTAG
- the modB gene encoding molybdate ABC transporter permease subunit: protein MDFLSPLFAADTLKLSVILLTLKVAGIATVVSSVLGILTAWCIARRPFPGRTWVDALCALPLVLPPTVIGYYLILLVGRRGLLGPWLAEFGINLMFSWEGAVVAATVVVFPLIYKSARAALEAVDHNLENAARTLGASEWKVFLRVSLPLAWRGILAGVMLAFARGMGEFGATLMIAGNLPGRTQTLSLAIYSAFQAGDDAQALALVIATSLLCMGVLILADKLATGGLSFGRGA from the coding sequence ATGGATTTCCTTTCCCCCCTCTTCGCGGCGGACACGCTGAAGCTGTCCGTCATCCTGCTCACGTTGAAGGTGGCGGGCATCGCCACGGTGGTGTCCTCGGTGCTCGGCATCCTGACGGCGTGGTGCATCGCCCGCCGCCCCTTTCCGGGCCGCACCTGGGTGGACGCCCTGTGCGCCCTGCCGCTGGTGCTGCCGCCCACGGTCATCGGCTACTACCTCATCCTGCTGGTGGGGCGGCGCGGCCTGCTGGGGCCGTGGCTGGCCGAATTCGGCATCAACCTGATGTTCTCGTGGGAAGGCGCGGTGGTGGCGGCCACGGTGGTGGTCTTTCCGCTCATCTACAAATCGGCCCGCGCCGCGCTGGAAGCCGTGGATCACAACCTCGAAAACGCGGCCCGCACCCTGGGGGCATCCGAGTGGAAGGTGTTCCTGCGGGTGTCGCTGCCCCTTGCGTGGCGCGGCATTCTGGCCGGGGTCATGCTGGCCTTCGCGCGGGGCATGGGCGAATTCGGCGCCACGCTGATGATCGCGGGCAACCTGCCGGGCCGCACCCAAACCCTGTCACTGGCCATCTACTCCGCCTTTCAGGCCGGGGACGACGCGCAGGCGCTGGCGCTGGTCATCGCCACCTCGCTGTTGTGCATGGGCGTGCTGATCCTGGCGGACAAGCTGGCCACGGGCGGGCTTTCCTTCGGCAGGGGGGCGTGA